The Candidatus Nanosynbacter featherlites region CGGTCAGTGCTTTCGTGGCGGTTGTGGTGGCAGTCAGGCTGTTCCGCTACGGCGCCATGCAGTATGACAGCAAATTGTCACTGTCAGTCTTGCGCGCTCGACGTGACGAAGTTGCGAAAAGCTAGTCGTCAGACGTCAGTAGAGAGTGAGGCGCTCAGCGGTTGGGCGCCTCGTTTTGCTTGCGCTACTTAGGATAAGATTGTACAATGTTGAATATGAAAGTACGTATTGAAATAGACACTAAAACTTTTGTGCGATTCTGGCTGGTGGTGATTGGTTTTGGACTGGCGGGGATGGCGATTTATTCGGCAAAGAGCGCGCTGATTCTCCTTGGTATCTCCCTGTTCTTAGCTTTGGCGTTGAACCGGCCCGTTTCAGCTTTGGCAAAACTTCTGCCCGGCAAAAGCCGCTTGGGCGGTACGGCGTTGGCATACGTTATGTTGGTGACACTACTGGGCTGTGTGGCGTGGTTTGCGGTACCACCAATCGTCCAGCAGTCTGCCAAATTTGTTGAGAGTGTGCCAGGCTTGGTTGATCAAGCTGGTTCGCAGTGGCACGGCATCAATGAGCTGATCGATAAAAATGGCTGGCGCCCACAAGTTGACGCGACATTGAACAACTTGAAACAACAGGCTTCGTCGTGGGCAGCCAGTGCTGGCACTAACTTGATTTCAAGTGTAGGTTCGCTGGCGTCATTCCTCGGTTCCCTGTTCTTAGTGCTGGTTTTGTCATTTTTGATGCTACTAGAAGGTCCAACCTGGATGAAGCGTTTGTGGGGACTGTACAACGATCAAAGCAAGATGGAAAACCACCAAAAGTTGGCTGGACAGATGTACAATGTCGTCACAGGGTATGTATCTGGGCAATTGACAGTGTCAGGTATCGATGCTGTACTGTCGGGTGTAGTGGTGTTCTGTTTGAGCTTGGCGTTTCCAGCCATTGACTCAAACTTGGCGATGTTGACCGTCATGGTCACTTTCATCTTGACACTTATCCCAATGTTTGGCGCTACCCTAGCTGGCCTGTTGATCGCGTTGCTGTTGTCCTTTAACAACGTCACCGCTGGTATCATCTACGCCGCCTACTTCATCATTTACCAGCAGATCGAGAACAATTTCATCGCGCCATCAATTCAGTCAAAGAAATTAGAGCTTTCGGCACTGATGGTGTTGTCATCAGTGACTATCGGCCTCTACGTTGGTGGGCTATTGGGAAGCTTGATCGCTATCCCAGCTGCTGGTGTGGTCAAGGTCCTACTAGAGAACTACTTGGAGCAAGCCAAGAAAAATCGCCTTGAAAGTAAAAAGTCGCTCAACAAGCTTGTGAAGAAAATCAAAAACGAAGATTAATCAGTGCACTTCATGAGGTTAGCCCGCTTGGTTATTTTGGCGGGCTATTTCCATGCCCAAATGCTGCCACTTGGCGTGTCGCGAATAGTGATGCCGGCTGCCAGTAGCTCATCGCGAATGCGGTCAGATTCTTGCCAGTCTTTTTCGGCGCGGGCGCTGCGTCGCTGGATAATTAATCTCTTCAAATCGTCGGTAATATCAGGGGTCGATGCTGCCAGATCTAGGCCTAAAACCTCATCAATAATTTCAATAAACTGCAGTAAGCCACCGCGGTGAATCTTCTCCAGTGGCGCATGATCCAGTCGCGAGAACGCCTCGTCGATCAGCGCCAGGGCCCCCGGTGTATCCAAATTATCATTCACCTTTTCAATCAGCGCCTGCCGTGCCGCCAGCAGCGACACGGTGCCTTCCTGCTCATCTTTCTCATCGTCATCATCCAGCGTGTCGTGCGTCTGGTGCCGCAGCGCCGCATAGCCGCGCCAATGGTCCAGCCGCGCCTGGGCCGCTTCCAGAATGTCCCAGGTGAAATTGCCCTCGGTTTGGTAATGCTTGCTGAGAATCGCTAGCTTAAAGGCCATTGGGCTAAAACCGCGCGCCGTGATGTCACTGAGAGTGATGATATTGCCGAGCGACTTACTCATCTTGCGGCCGTCAACTTTGATGTGGTTATTGTGCAGCCAGATGTGGGCAAATTGCTGCCCAGTCAAGCTCTCGCTCTGAGCGATTTCGTTCACGTGATGCACCGGAATGTGGTCGATGCCGCCGGTGTGAATGTCGATCGTATCGCCCAGCGTCTCCCGAGCAATCGTCGAACATTCCAAGTGCCAGCCCGGAAAACCGACGCCCCATGGACTGTCCCATTCCATATCGCGCTTGGTGTTGGTCGGTGAAAATTTCCAGACGGCGAAGTCGGTGATGTTGCGTTTGCCTGCCACGCTGACCCGCGCGCCCGCTTCCAGGCCCGCCACGTCCAGCCGCGCTAATTTGCCATAATCTGCTAGCCGCGACGTATCAAAATACATGCCGTCGCCGTCAATTTTGTACAAAAATCCCTTTTCGTCTAGCCCGCGGGCAAAGTCGATTTGCTGCTGGATGTAGTCCGTTGCCCGCACCAAATGGTCGGGTCGCACTAATTTCAATACCTCGTAGGCTTCGTGATCAGCGATGGCGATATACTGCTCGGCCACATCCCAAGCGGTTTTACCCTCACGGCGCGCCCCCTTCTCCATCTTGTCCTCACCACCATCATCATCGCTGGTCAAGTGTCCAACGTCGGTGATATTTTGCGTGCGAATAACTGGAATGTCTTGCCAGCGCAGTAACCGCACCAATACATCCCAGTAGATATAGCCAACCCAGTTACCGATGTGCGGCTGCGAATACACCGTCAGCCCACAGGTGTACATGCGAACCGTCTGCCCATCGAGTGGTTTCAGTTCATCTTTGTGGCGAGTGAGGGTATTGTAGAGCTGTATCATCAACTCTATTGTACGGCAGACAGGCTGCTTTTCAAAGTTCGCTTTCGTCGTTTCCGACTCATCAGCACAGACACACATCCATGGAGCGAACTGACAAGCAG contains the following coding sequences:
- a CDS encoding AI-2E family transporter — encoded protein: MKVRIEIDTKTFVRFWLVVIGFGLAGMAIYSAKSALILLGISLFLALALNRPVSALAKLLPGKSRLGGTALAYVMLVTLLGCVAWFAVPPIVQQSAKFVESVPGLVDQAGSQWHGINELIDKNGWRPQVDATLNNLKQQASSWAASAGTNLISSVGSLASFLGSLFLVLVLSFLMLLEGPTWMKRLWGLYNDQSKMENHQKLAGQMYNVVTGYVSGQLTVSGIDAVLSGVVVFCLSLAFPAIDSNLAMLTVMVTFILTLIPMFGATLAGLLIALLLSFNNVTAGIIYAAYFIIYQQIENNFIAPSIQSKKLELSALMVLSSVTIGLYVGGLLGSLIAIPAAGVVKVLLENYLEQAKKNRLESKKSLNKLVKKIKNED
- the cysS gene encoding cysteine--tRNA ligase, which translates into the protein MIQLYNTLTRHKDELKPLDGQTVRMYTCGLTVYSQPHIGNWVGYIYWDVLVRLLRWQDIPVIRTQNITDVGHLTSDDDGGEDKMEKGARREGKTAWDVAEQYIAIADHEAYEVLKLVRPDHLVRATDYIQQQIDFARGLDEKGFLYKIDGDGMYFDTSRLADYGKLARLDVAGLEAGARVSVAGKRNITDFAVWKFSPTNTKRDMEWDSPWGVGFPGWHLECSTIARETLGDTIDIHTGGIDHIPVHHVNEIAQSESLTGQQFAHIWLHNNHIKVDGRKMSKSLGNIITLSDITARGFSPMAFKLAILSKHYQTEGNFTWDILEAAQARLDHWRGYAALRHQTHDTLDDDDEKDEQEGTVSLLAARQALIEKVNDNLDTPGALALIDEAFSRLDHAPLEKIHRGGLLQFIEIIDEVLGLDLAASTPDITDDLKRLIIQRRSARAEKDWQESDRIRDELLAAGITIRDTPSGSIWAWK